Proteins encoded within one genomic window of Microbacterium sp. zg-B185:
- a CDS encoding nitrate reductase subunit alpha: protein MTPAIGVDGPASDALLSVARFFTRREQTSDHRAEFLQGGREGDSFYRDRWSHDKVVRSTHGVNCTGSCSWKVYVKDGIITWEAQQTDYPSVGPDRPEYEPRGCPRGAAFSWYTYSPTRVRYPYVRGVLLEEYRKAKAETGDPVLAFGRITTDPDIRRRYQQARGKGGLVRATWAEAVELVAAGYVHTIKEYGPDRVAGFSPIPGMSMVSHCIGTRFTQLLGGVMTSFYDWYADLPVASPQVFGDQTDVPESGDWWDATYLMMWGSNVPVTRTPDAHWMAEVRYRGTKVVTVSPDYADNTKFADEWLPCQAGTDAALAMAMGHVILTEHYVRRRAPFFADFARTYTDLPHLITLVPHADGSLVPGKFLTAADLGRTDPEDAWKTVVLDAASGAARVPNGSLGFRHAESGVGRWNLDLEGVDPAMSVRDLPGAEEAVEVLFPRFDAPDGSGAVLRRGVPATRVNGILVTTVLDLMLAQYGVHRDGLPGEWPTGYEDAATPYTPAWQEDITGVPAEACTRIARELATNSIDSHGRSMIIMGAGICQWFHGDATYRAILALLILTGAMGRNGGGWAHYVGQEKCRPITGWLSLANALDWARPPRTMIGTAYWYMHTDQWRFDGYSADALASPLAEGNLTGMHTADTIAQAARLGWMPFYPQWDANPLDLADDAAAAVQAGEAKDETSYVTSRLVDGTLQTAISDIDAPRSWPRLLMLWRSNLMGSSAKGNEYFLTHLLGTQSNLMASDEGSARPTEIAWRDEIPQGKLDLLVSADFRMTSTTLLSDVVFPAATWYEKHDLSSTDMHPFVHAFTPAIDPPWESRSDFDMFSAIARQFSEMARVHLGVRRDIVSVPMQHDTPGEVSQPGGVVRDWARGDVAPVPGKTLPALAVVERDYTAIADKLATVGPLADRLGFATKNVTYDVTAEVARLANGNGVKLGGAGDGRPAIDTDAKMAEAILAFSGTTNGNLAVQGFATLEKRVGRPLVDLAEGSAEKHITFAMTQAAPVPVVTSPEWSGSETGGRRYAPFTINIERLKPFHTLTGRMHFYLDHDWMRDLGEALPIYRPPLDMHRLFGEAKLGPDGRQQVVVRYLTPHNKWSIHSEYQDNLLMLSLSRGGPTVWMAPADAGAIGVSDNDWVECVNSNGVFVGRAIVSHRMPEGVVYVHHAQERTIDVPKSEATGRRGGIHNSPTRLLVKPTHLIGGYGQLSYAFNYLGPTGNQRDMVATIRRRSQEVTY from the coding sequence ATGACGCCCGCGATCGGTGTTGACGGTCCGGCTTCCGATGCGCTACTGAGCGTCGCACGGTTCTTCACCAGACGGGAGCAGACCTCCGATCATCGGGCGGAGTTCCTGCAGGGCGGCCGTGAGGGCGATTCCTTCTACCGCGATCGGTGGAGCCACGACAAGGTCGTCCGCTCCACGCACGGCGTCAACTGCACCGGATCCTGCTCGTGGAAGGTGTACGTCAAGGACGGCATCATCACGTGGGAGGCGCAGCAGACCGACTATCCCAGTGTGGGACCGGACCGACCCGAGTACGAGCCCCGCGGCTGCCCGCGCGGCGCCGCGTTCTCGTGGTACACCTACTCCCCCACCCGGGTGCGCTACCCCTACGTCCGCGGCGTGCTCCTGGAGGAGTACCGCAAGGCGAAGGCGGAGACCGGCGACCCCGTCCTGGCTTTCGGGCGGATCACCACCGATCCGGACATCCGCCGCCGCTATCAGCAGGCTCGCGGCAAGGGGGGACTGGTGCGAGCGACGTGGGCGGAGGCCGTCGAGCTCGTCGCCGCCGGCTACGTGCACACGATCAAGGAGTACGGACCCGACCGGGTCGCCGGCTTCTCGCCCATCCCCGGGATGTCGATGGTGTCGCACTGCATCGGCACGCGGTTCACCCAGTTGCTCGGCGGCGTGATGACGTCCTTCTACGACTGGTACGCCGACCTTCCGGTCGCGAGCCCCCAGGTGTTCGGCGACCAGACCGACGTGCCCGAATCCGGGGACTGGTGGGATGCCACCTACCTGATGATGTGGGGTTCGAACGTTCCGGTGACCCGCACCCCGGACGCGCACTGGATGGCCGAGGTCCGCTATCGCGGAACGAAGGTCGTGACGGTGTCCCCGGACTACGCCGACAACACCAAGTTCGCCGATGAATGGCTGCCCTGCCAGGCCGGCACCGATGCCGCGCTGGCGATGGCGATGGGTCACGTCATCCTGACGGAGCACTACGTGCGACGGCGCGCACCCTTCTTCGCCGATTTCGCCCGCACGTACACAGACCTGCCGCACCTGATCACCCTGGTCCCGCACGCGGACGGTTCACTCGTGCCCGGCAAGTTCCTCACCGCCGCGGATCTCGGCCGCACCGACCCCGAGGACGCGTGGAAGACCGTCGTGCTGGATGCCGCGTCCGGTGCGGCACGGGTGCCGAACGGCTCCCTCGGCTTCCGGCACGCCGAATCCGGCGTCGGGCGCTGGAACCTGGATCTCGAGGGCGTCGATCCGGCGATGTCGGTGCGCGACCTGCCAGGGGCGGAGGAGGCGGTCGAAGTGCTCTTCCCCCGGTTCGACGCGCCGGACGGCTCCGGAGCGGTGCTGCGCCGCGGGGTCCCGGCGACGCGGGTGAACGGCATCCTGGTGACCACCGTGCTGGACTTGATGCTCGCCCAGTACGGCGTGCACCGGGACGGGCTGCCCGGCGAATGGCCCACCGGCTACGAGGACGCCGCCACCCCGTACACCCCGGCCTGGCAGGAGGACATCACCGGCGTGCCGGCCGAGGCATGCACGCGCATCGCCCGCGAACTGGCCACGAATTCGATCGATTCGCACGGCCGCTCGATGATCATCATGGGCGCCGGGATCTGCCAATGGTTCCACGGGGATGCCACCTACCGGGCGATCCTGGCGCTGCTGATCCTCACTGGGGCGATGGGCCGCAACGGCGGCGGATGGGCGCACTATGTGGGGCAGGAGAAGTGCCGCCCCATCACCGGATGGCTCTCCCTGGCGAACGCGCTGGATTGGGCACGTCCGCCGCGGACCATGATCGGCACCGCCTACTGGTACATGCACACCGATCAATGGCGTTTCGACGGGTACAGCGCCGACGCACTGGCCTCGCCGCTGGCGGAGGGGAACCTCACCGGCATGCACACCGCGGACACCATCGCGCAGGCGGCACGGCTGGGGTGGATGCCGTTCTATCCGCAGTGGGACGCGAACCCGCTGGACCTTGCCGATGACGCGGCGGCGGCGGTGCAGGCCGGGGAGGCGAAGGACGAAACCTCCTACGTCACATCCCGCCTCGTCGACGGAACACTGCAGACGGCCATCTCGGACATCGACGCGCCGCGGTCGTGGCCGCGACTGCTGATGCTGTGGCGTTCCAACCTGATGGGCTCCTCAGCCAAGGGCAACGAGTACTTCCTCACGCATCTGCTGGGAACCCAGAGCAACCTGATGGCCTCGGACGAGGGATCCGCTCGGCCGACGGAGATCGCGTGGCGCGATGAGATTCCGCAGGGCAAGCTCGATCTGCTGGTGTCCGCGGACTTTCGGATGACCTCCACCACCCTGCTCTCGGACGTGGTCTTCCCTGCGGCGACCTGGTACGAGAAGCACGATCTGTCCTCCACGGACATGCATCCGTTCGTGCACGCCTTCACGCCCGCCATCGATCCGCCGTGGGAATCGCGCAGCGACTTCGACATGTTCTCGGCCATCGCCCGCCAGTTCTCCGAGATGGCGCGCGTCCACCTCGGCGTGCGCAGGGACATCGTCTCGGTGCCCATGCAGCACGACACCCCCGGCGAGGTCAGCCAGCCCGGCGGCGTGGTGCGGGACTGGGCGCGCGGCGACGTCGCCCCCGTACCGGGCAAGACCCTGCCCGCGCTGGCCGTGGTGGAGCGGGACTACACCGCGATCGCCGACAAGCTCGCCACCGTCGGACCCCTCGCCGACCGGCTCGGCTTCGCCACGAAGAACGTCACGTACGACGTGACCGCGGAGGTGGCGCGCCTGGCGAACGGCAACGGGGTGAAGCTGGGCGGCGCAGGGGACGGTCGACCGGCGATCGACACCGACGCGAAGATGGCCGAGGCGATCCTCGCCTTCTCCGGCACGACCAACGGAAACCTGGCAGTGCAGGGGTTCGCGACGTTGGAGAAGCGGGTCGGAAGGCCGCTCGTCGACCTCGCCGAAGGGTCGGCGGAGAAGCACATCACCTTCGCCATGACGCAGGCGGCACCCGTACCGGTGGTCACGTCGCCGGAATGGTCCGGGTCCGAGACCGGCGGGCGCCGGTACGCCCCGTTCACCATCAACATCGAACGGCTGAAGCCCTTCCACACCCTGACCGGCCGCATGCACTTCTACCTCGATCACGACTGGATGCGCGACCTGGGCGAGGCGCTGCCCATCTACCGGCCCCCGTTGGACATGCACCGGCTCTTCGGCGAAGCCAAGCTCGGTCCCGACGGCCGCCAGCAGGTGGTGGTGCGGTACCTCACCCCGCACAACAAGTGGTCGATCCACTCCGAATACCAGGACAACCTCCTCATGCTCTCGCTCTCCCGCGGCGGCCCCACGGTGTGGATGGCGCCCGCGGATGCCGGTGCCATCGGGGTCAGCGACAACGACTGGGTCGAGTGCGTCAACTCGAACGGCGTCTTCGTCGGCCGCGCGATCGTCTCGCATCGGATGCCGGAGGGCGTGGTCTACGTCCACCACGCCCAGGAACGCACGATCGACGTCCCGAAATCCGAGGCGACCGGGCGGCGCGGAGGCATCCACAACTCCCCCACCCGACTCCTGGTCAAACCCACCCATCTGATCGGCGGCTACGGGCAGCTCTCCTACGCGTTCAACTATCTCGGCCCCACCGGCAACCAGCGCGACATGGTCGCCACCATCCGCCGTCGTTCCCAGGAGGTGACCTACTGA
- a CDS encoding 3-keto-5-aminohexanoate cleavage protein, translated as MSSRPVVIVVAPTGGMQMPRPGVEVPLTADEISAEARRCRDAGAALVHVHARDKNGKNTIKPEAFNRIIKQIRDQTDILVQTTNGSGVTQDPKTGEWRWPNDDDRLGLLNLDEAPDVYGIAAGSADFWHPDGGYFDEVPYMNSPRYLKETIQEVYGKGSTLEYEVTGLHVMDRLALYAEQGFLDRNASNLWFTFGGGLCFSPADPERLVHAQSYMKRLFPNAKWGVLGAGLHQYTWPALALALDCDVIRVGMEDSLYLPDGSLARTNHDIVEAVAKIVEVFGRRPATPAEARTILGLDVVPQ; from the coding sequence ATGTCATCTCGGCCCGTAGTCATCGTCGTCGCTCCGACCGGGGGCATGCAGATGCCGCGTCCCGGCGTGGAGGTGCCGCTCACCGCTGACGAGATCAGCGCCGAGGCGCGCCGCTGCCGCGACGCGGGCGCGGCACTCGTGCACGTCCACGCGCGCGACAAGAACGGCAAGAACACGATCAAGCCGGAGGCGTTCAACCGGATCATCAAGCAGATCCGGGATCAAACCGACATCCTCGTGCAGACCACGAACGGATCCGGTGTGACGCAGGATCCGAAGACGGGCGAGTGGCGCTGGCCGAACGACGACGATCGCCTCGGGCTTTTGAACCTGGACGAAGCGCCCGACGTCTACGGAATCGCCGCGGGATCTGCTGACTTCTGGCACCCCGACGGCGGTTACTTCGACGAGGTCCCCTACATGAACTCGCCGCGCTACCTGAAGGAGACCATCCAAGAGGTCTACGGCAAGGGATCGACGCTCGAGTACGAGGTGACCGGTCTGCACGTCATGGACCGGTTGGCCCTCTACGCGGAGCAGGGGTTCCTGGACCGGAATGCGTCGAACCTGTGGTTCACGTTCGGCGGCGGGCTGTGCTTCAGCCCGGCAGATCCGGAGAGGCTCGTCCACGCTCAGTCGTACATGAAGCGGCTCTTCCCGAATGCGAAGTGGGGCGTGCTCGGTGCGGGGCTGCACCAGTACACCTGGCCGGCACTCGCTCTCGCTCTGGACTGCGACGTCATCCGCGTCGGGATGGAGGACAGCCTCTACCTGCCAGACGGCTCTCTCGCACGGACGAATCACGACATCGTCGAGGCCGTCGCCAAGATCGTCGAGGTCTTCGGACGCCGCCCCGCGACGCCGGCCGAGGCTCGCACGATTCTCGGCCTCGATGTCGTTCCGCAGTAA
- a CDS encoding ABC transporter substrate-binding protein: MLALSACASGGASGADPSGDPGLTPVRLGSTTISVTACLQLGIERGTFEEHGLDVEYQASQSGAAIMPAVAAGQTEFGVSGPPTVLLAAAQGIDVVAVTGINSSPTEGPDAAAVVVSADSDIQSSADLPGHSVAVTTLNGSGALNIRDSVKKAGGDAEEVSFVEIGLPDMGAQLEAGTVDAVWTLEPFLGLLVEQGNRVVSYPSVEAIPGQPALVTFAARKYAEANPEVVKGFQEAVFESVAYCEENPDDYKDAIVRYVEMPADVVAAIQPEIWTPEIDGDLLQQIADQMLTYGVIDSELDAGDLFVSTK, from the coding sequence ATGTTGGCACTCTCGGCCTGTGCTTCCGGTGGAGCTTCGGGTGCAGACCCGTCGGGAGATCCAGGGCTGACTCCCGTGCGGTTGGGCTCGACGACGATTTCCGTGACCGCGTGCCTCCAGCTCGGGATCGAACGCGGCACCTTCGAGGAGCACGGACTCGACGTCGAGTACCAGGCCAGTCAGTCCGGCGCTGCCATCATGCCGGCGGTCGCGGCCGGCCAGACGGAGTTCGGCGTCTCCGGCCCTCCCACGGTGCTTCTCGCGGCCGCGCAGGGGATCGACGTCGTCGCGGTGACGGGCATCAACTCGTCCCCGACCGAAGGACCCGACGCAGCGGCCGTGGTCGTGAGCGCCGACTCCGACATCCAGAGCTCCGCTGACCTTCCCGGGCACTCCGTCGCGGTCACGACGCTCAACGGAAGCGGTGCGCTCAACATCCGCGACTCCGTGAAGAAGGCGGGAGGAGACGCCGAAGAGGTCTCCTTTGTCGAGATCGGCCTGCCCGACATGGGCGCACAGCTCGAGGCGGGGACCGTCGACGCGGTGTGGACTCTCGAGCCGTTCCTGGGACTGCTCGTGGAGCAAGGCAACCGCGTCGTCTCCTACCCGTCGGTCGAGGCCATCCCCGGGCAACCCGCACTCGTGACCTTCGCCGCACGCAAGTACGCCGAAGCGAACCCCGAGGTGGTCAAGGGTTTCCAGGAGGCCGTGTTCGAGTCGGTCGCCTATTGTGAAGAGAATCCGGACGACTACAAGGACGCGATCGTGCGTTACGTGGAGATGCCGGCGGATGTGGTGGCGGCCATCCAACCCGAGATCTGGACCCCGGAGATCGATGGTGACCTTCTTCAGCAGATCGCCGACCAGATGCTCACCTATGGCGTGATCGACTCCGAACTCGACGCCGGCGACCTCTTCGTCAGCACGAAGTAG
- a CDS encoding ABC transporter permease → MLALIALAEILPRVGLVNPRFLPPFSEIMPALVQRLQTPVFWQALADTLITWGAGVSIALVAGVVLGMIIGSVAVLREATASTIEFLRPIPSVALIPLAVIVFGPGRASTVFLIIFSSFWMVIIQVLAGVQDVDPVARDTARSYRFRLLTVGLRVVWPTTLPYALTGFRLAATVALLLTITGELIIGSPGLGSLLSLAQQSGQVAGMYALAIVCSLLALLVNLGIRLLERRVLHWHPSVRLEQAL, encoded by the coding sequence GTGCTCGCACTGATCGCGCTGGCGGAGATCCTGCCCAGGGTCGGACTGGTCAACCCGCGCTTCCTGCCGCCGTTCTCCGAGATAATGCCGGCCCTCGTCCAGAGGCTGCAGACGCCGGTCTTCTGGCAAGCGCTCGCCGACACGCTCATCACGTGGGGGGCGGGGGTGTCCATCGCCCTGGTCGCCGGGGTCGTGCTCGGCATGATCATCGGCTCGGTAGCAGTGCTTCGGGAAGCCACCGCATCCACCATCGAGTTCCTGCGACCGATCCCGTCGGTGGCGTTGATCCCGCTGGCCGTCATCGTATTCGGCCCCGGACGCGCGTCGACCGTGTTCCTGATCATCTTCTCGTCGTTTTGGATGGTGATCATCCAGGTGCTTGCGGGCGTTCAAGACGTGGACCCGGTCGCGCGCGACACCGCCCGGAGTTACCGGTTCCGGCTGTTGACCGTCGGCCTGCGGGTCGTCTGGCCGACGACCCTGCCTTACGCCCTCACCGGGTTCAGACTGGCGGCGACGGTCGCTCTTCTGCTGACGATCACAGGAGAGTTGATCATCGGGTCTCCCGGCCTCGGCAGTCTGCTCTCCCTCGCGCAGCAGTCCGGCCAAGTGGCCGGGATGTATGCCCTGGCCATCGTGTGCAGCCTTCTCGCTCTGCTGGTCAACCTCGGGATCCGGCTCCTGGAGCGCCGGGTGCTGCATTGGCATCCCTCCGTGCGACTGGAGCAGGCACTGTGA
- a CDS encoding ABC transporter permease encodes MSIRDSVDTPDSVARRRPIPGSSWLRRVLMVFGLPTVLVIVWWLTSERADSIYFPPLSEIFGLFGKTWFESDRITHDVVPSIVRLLIAYGLALLIGIALGIAIGLSRSLRSITEPVLEFFRAVPPPVLIPVLMLFLGIGTPMKIWVIVFGTVWPILLNTIEGVRAFDEVLRDTVKSYRLGPRRRLAITLRGASPQIVTGARQGLAIAVILMVLSEMFAANEGLGYTVVFFQRSFAIPEMWSGIIVLGLLGVTLSLIFRLIERWLLFWYHGQRQSQRGGN; translated from the coding sequence GTGAGCATCCGGGACTCCGTCGATACGCCGGATTCCGTCGCACGTCGGCGACCGATCCCCGGGTCCTCGTGGCTCAGGCGCGTGTTGATGGTCTTCGGCCTGCCGACAGTGCTCGTCATCGTCTGGTGGCTTACGTCCGAACGCGCGGACAGCATCTACTTCCCGCCCCTGAGCGAGATCTTCGGGCTGTTCGGCAAGACCTGGTTCGAGTCGGACCGGATCACCCACGATGTCGTGCCGTCCATCGTCAGGCTGCTCATCGCCTACGGGCTCGCGCTCCTCATCGGCATCGCCTTGGGCATCGCCATCGGACTGTCCCGATCGCTTCGATCCATCACCGAACCGGTACTTGAGTTCTTCCGCGCAGTCCCCCCGCCGGTGCTCATCCCGGTCCTCATGCTCTTCCTCGGCATCGGCACGCCCATGAAGATCTGGGTCATCGTCTTCGGCACGGTCTGGCCCATCCTCCTCAACACGATCGAGGGCGTCCGCGCGTTCGATGAGGTGCTGCGGGACACCGTGAAGAGTTATCGCCTGGGCCCGCGACGGCGTCTCGCCATCACCCTCAGGGGCGCCTCGCCGCAGATCGTGACGGGTGCCCGCCAGGGGCTCGCGATCGCCGTGATCCTCATGGTGCTTTCGGAGATGTTCGCCGCGAACGAGGGACTCGGCTACACAGTCGTGTTCTTCCAGCGTTCGTTCGCGATTCCCGAGATGTGGAGCGGAATCATTGTGCTCGGCCTTCTCGGCGTGACCCTGTCCCTGATATTCCGACTGATCGAGCGGTGGCTGCTGTTCTGGTACCACGGCCAGCGTCAGTCACAACGCGGAGGAAACTGA
- a CDS encoding ABC transporter ATP-binding protein has translation MPDQPVRRESGSEMLRVEHLQKTYRSAQGETEAIRDLTFEVRAGEMVCIVGPSGAGKTTLMRCISGLLPASAGQVTLEGRRVSGPPEGIAVVFQEYARSLFPWLTVRENVELPLKEMKLKKPERHRRVQESLDAVSLADVPDAYPWQLSGGMQQRVAIARAVACEPHILLMDEPFAAVDAQTRADLEDLVRQLWHRLGITLLFVTHDIDESIYLGQRVLVLSARPTVILEDVQIDLPDERDQIVTRSAPEFARLRAHIYDLVRKAKKGYRPESAVTAQADTVKELP, from the coding sequence ATGCCCGACCAACCCGTCCGTCGCGAAAGCGGATCGGAGATGCTCCGAGTCGAGCACCTTCAGAAGACCTATCGCTCTGCACAAGGAGAGACCGAGGCGATCCGCGACCTCACCTTCGAGGTGCGGGCCGGCGAGATGGTGTGCATCGTGGGTCCGTCAGGCGCCGGTAAGACCACACTGATGCGCTGCATCTCCGGTCTCCTGCCCGCCAGTGCCGGTCAGGTCACACTGGAGGGCCGACGGGTGTCCGGCCCGCCGGAGGGAATCGCCGTGGTGTTCCAGGAGTACGCGCGGTCGTTGTTCCCGTGGCTCACGGTCCGTGAGAACGTCGAGCTTCCCCTCAAGGAGATGAAGCTGAAGAAGCCGGAGCGTCACCGTCGCGTGCAGGAATCGTTGGATGCCGTCAGCCTCGCCGACGTCCCCGACGCGTACCCCTGGCAGCTCTCCGGCGGCATGCAGCAGCGCGTCGCCATCGCTCGCGCTGTCGCGTGCGAGCCCCACATCCTGCTGATGGACGAACCGTTCGCTGCCGTTGACGCCCAGACCCGCGCCGATCTCGAAGACCTGGTTCGTCAGCTCTGGCATCGGCTGGGAATCACACTGTTGTTCGTCACGCACGACATCGACGAGTCGATCTACCTCGGACAGCGCGTTCTGGTGTTGTCCGCCCGTCCCACAGTGATCCTCGAAGACGTCCAGATCGATCTGCCGGACGAGCGCGATCAGATCGTGACGCGCAGTGCGCCGGAATTCGCCCGTCTTCGTGCCCACATCTACGACCTCGTCCGGAAGGCGAAGAAGGGATACCGCCCCGAGTCCGCGGTCACCGCGCAGGCCGACACCGTGAAGGAGCTCCCGTGA
- a CDS encoding fumarylacetoacetate hydrolase family protein: MKIGRWEGAEGGAEGFIHDGRAIEFLDGWSVADALGSGLPDLRSRFGAATAADAGVQLAEVRLLAPLRPATVRDFVTFEEHVEGITAGVQGASDVPAEWYQAPTFYFTNPHTILGDGEMLSPPVSERLDFELEVAVVVGGQVGGASNLTPEAAAGRIFGCTILNDWSARDLQAREMKVHLGPAKGKDFGTSLGPWIVTADEVEGYLDAEGFLELRAETFVNGELIGTDLLSNMGWTFRELVAYASRNSVVVPGDVLGSGTVGNGGCLGELWGRNGGPTPPPLREGDEVCLVVEGLGKIVNRVGPAVAAPPVAAARPGDRRRARGGLQR, encoded by the coding sequence GTGAAGATCGGCCGATGGGAGGGTGCTGAGGGGGGCGCCGAAGGTTTCATCCACGACGGCCGTGCGATCGAGTTCCTCGACGGATGGTCTGTCGCCGATGCCCTCGGCTCCGGGCTGCCGGACCTGCGGTCCCGTTTCGGTGCGGCGACAGCCGCCGACGCGGGCGTCCAGCTTGCGGAGGTCCGCCTGCTCGCGCCGCTGCGTCCGGCCACCGTCCGCGACTTCGTCACGTTCGAAGAGCATGTCGAGGGCATCACCGCCGGGGTCCAGGGGGCGAGCGACGTTCCCGCGGAGTGGTACCAGGCGCCGACCTTCTACTTCACGAACCCGCACACGATTCTCGGCGACGGTGAGATGCTCTCGCCCCCGGTCTCCGAGCGGCTGGACTTCGAGCTCGAGGTCGCGGTCGTCGTCGGGGGGCAGGTAGGAGGTGCGAGCAACCTGACTCCCGAGGCGGCGGCGGGTCGCATCTTCGGGTGCACCATCTTGAACGACTGGTCGGCGCGCGACCTTCAGGCCCGCGAGATGAAGGTGCACCTCGGGCCGGCGAAGGGCAAGGACTTCGGCACCTCCTTGGGCCCGTGGATCGTCACGGCGGATGAGGTCGAAGGCTATCTCGACGCTGAGGGCTTTCTCGAGCTCCGAGCCGAGACCTTCGTGAACGGCGAGCTCATCGGCACAGACCTCCTGTCGAACATGGGGTGGACGTTCCGTGAACTCGTCGCGTACGCGTCCCGCAACTCGGTCGTGGTGCCCGGCGACGTGCTGGGCTCGGGGACGGTCGGAAACGGCGGCTGCCTGGGCGAGCTGTGGGGACGAAACGGCGGCCCGACACCCCCGCCGCTTCGAGAGGGCGACGAGGTTTGTCTCGTCGTCGAGGGCCTCGGTAAGATCGTGAACCGGGTAGGCCCGGCCGTCGCTGCGCCGCCCGTCGCGGCAGCCCGCCCGGGGGACCGCCGGCGGGCGCGGGGAGGATTGCAGAGGTGA
- a CDS encoding FCD domain-containing protein: MSDTREPGEPKLRTVTSRAAVAALYVQDLIAQRELGPGAFVASKSDLQSATGVARSTVGEALKILQERRIVTVKPGPRGGVFVADPEANYTVKRLFLVSGKTADAMAVRDQLEPMVIREAVLWRTATDVSELRELIRLTRERVDDQMQTLALIWRLHRRIGEITPNAFLRATYVDLIDYLREHTAPAQSPPVASREDLEARRVKAHEALVDVIERGDPDAIDAAMAVHDAFERSPRDRPGS, translated from the coding sequence ATGAGCGATACTCGGGAGCCGGGCGAGCCCAAGTTGCGCACGGTGACATCTCGGGCTGCGGTCGCCGCCCTGTACGTCCAGGACCTGATTGCCCAACGTGAACTCGGCCCCGGCGCTTTCGTGGCGAGCAAGTCCGACCTGCAGAGCGCCACGGGGGTCGCGCGCTCGACGGTGGGCGAGGCGCTGAAGATCCTCCAGGAACGCAGGATCGTCACAGTGAAGCCGGGTCCGCGCGGGGGTGTCTTCGTGGCCGACCCTGAGGCGAATTACACGGTCAAGCGCCTGTTCCTCGTGAGCGGCAAGACCGCGGACGCGATGGCGGTGCGTGATCAGCTCGAGCCGATGGTCATCCGGGAGGCGGTGCTGTGGCGCACCGCCACTGACGTGTCCGAGCTGCGCGAACTCATCCGTCTGACCCGCGAGCGCGTGGACGACCAGATGCAGACCCTCGCGTTGATCTGGCGGCTGCACCGCAGGATCGGCGAGATCACCCCGAATGCCTTCTTGCGTGCCACCTACGTCGACCTCATCGACTACCTCCGCGAGCACACTGCGCCCGCGCAGAGTCCTCCCGTCGCCTCGCGGGAGGACCTCGAAGCGCGGCGCGTGAAGGCTCACGAAGCGCTGGTGGATGTCATCGAGCGGGGAGACCCCGATGCCATCGACGCCGCGATGGCGGTGCACGACGCGTTCGAGCGGTCGCCGCGCGATCGACCCGGCTCCTGA
- a CDS encoding helix-turn-helix domain-containing protein, which yields MSADRPRLWTAQELADYTGIPIRTLADWRTERARSRGLGLPFVAISAHNVRYRDEDIEAFIAGRIVAPMDRAAD from the coding sequence ATGAGCGCCGACCGCCCTCGCCTCTGGACTGCCCAGGAGCTTGCCGACTATACGGGCATCCCCATCAGGACGCTCGCTGACTGGCGGACGGAGCGCGCGCGCAGCCGAGGTCTCGGATTGCCGTTCGTCGCAATCTCGGCGCACAACGTCCGCTACCGCGATGAGGATATCGAGGCGTTCATCGCAGGGCGGATCGTGGCTCCGATGGATAGGGCGGCCGACTGA